CCCCAATTGCAGATAATCTTACAACTGCTTTGATTTTATCTACTGTGCTTTTAACCATAGATAAAAATAATAAAGAATTTTTAATTCCAGGCGCTATAAATATTGTCGTTGCAGCTAATGCTGGTGGAGCTTGGTCGCCTTTTGGTGATATTACTACTTTGATGGTTTGGACAGCAAAAAAAGCCACGTTTTTTGAATTTTTTGCTCTTTTTCCTGCTTCTTTTATTGGTTGGTTACTTACTGCTTATTTATTATCACGTTATGTGCCTAATATTAAGCCAAATTTTCACAAAGATAATTTAGAAAAAGTTGAGATTAAACCAGGTGGTAAAGTTTTTATTGTGCTTGGTTTTTTAACTATAGCTTTAGCGGTATTTATTCATAGTATTTGCGATTTACCTGCAATGTGGGGTATGATTTTTGGTCTTTCATTGCTTAGTTTGTATATGTATTTTTTCAACAGAAGGCAAGGCAAAAAAGATTTAAATATTTTTCATTATATGACGCGTATTGAGATGGATACTTTATTATTTTTCTTTGGTATTCTATCTGCTGTTGGCGCTTTACATTTTGTTGGTTGGCTTGCTTATGCTTCTGATCTTTATGCAAAATTTGGAGCTACTAGTATTAATATAGGAGTAGGATTTTTATCTGCTATTGTTGATAATGTTCCAGTTATGAGTGCGGTATTAAAGGCAAATCCGAGCATGGATGATACTCAATGGCTTTTAGTAACTCTTACAGCAGGAATAGGGGGATCTTTGATTAGCTTTGGTTCGGCTGCTGGAGTAGGGGTAATGGGTAAAATGAAGGGAGTTTATACTTTTAATGCTCATTTAAAATATGCATGGACGATTTTGGTTGGCTATATAATATCTATTATAGTTTGGTATGTACAATTTCAATTGTTAAATTTGTAAAGGAGTTAGATGAAAAAAGCAGATATTTTGGTTTTGGACTTTGGTTCACAATACACACAACTCATTGCTAGAAGATTAAGAGAGCAAGGTGTGTATGCAGAAATTTTACCTTTTAATGTAAGTTTAGATGAGATTAAAGCTAAAGAGCCTAAGGGTATCATTTTAAGTGGTGGGCCAGCTAGTGTATATGCAAATGATGCTTATTTTTGTGATAAGGGTGTTTTTGATTTAAATATACCAGTTTTAGGAATATGCTATGGTATGCAACTTATGGCGCATCATTTTGGAGCAAATGTTGCCCCAGCGGGCCATAAAGAATATGGTAAAGCAACTATAGATATTCAAAATGATAGTGATTTATTTAAAAATTTACCTAAAAAGCAAACGGTATGGATGAGCCACTCTGATAAGGTCGAGAATTTGCCACAAGGTTTTGAGGTTTTAGCGACTAGCGAAAATAGTCCATTTTGTGTATTTGGAGATGAGAAGCGTAAATTTTTTGCTTTACAATTTCACCCTGAAGTACAACATAGCGAATTTGGAAAAAGTATCTTGAAAAATTTTGCTAAGTATGCATGTAATTGTGATAGTGTATGGAATATGGGATCTTTTGCAAAAACTCAAGCGCAAAAAATCAAAGAAGAAGTAGGAAATGATAAAGTGCTTTGTGCAGTAAGTGGTGGGGTTGATAGTAGTGTGGTGGCTGCATTATTAGCAAGTGCGATAAAAGATCAAGTAGTAGTTGTTTTTGTTGATAATGGTCTTTTAAGAAGTGGTGAAAAAGAACAAGTTGAGTATATGTTTAGACACACCTTGGGTATTGATTTAATTAGTATTGATGCTAGAGAGATTTTCTTAAGTCGTTTAGCAGGAATAAGAGATCCTGAACAAAAGAGAAAAATCATAGGAAATACTTTCATAGAAGTTTTTGAAGAAGAAGCTAAAAAACATAAAGATGTAAAATATCTAGCACAAGGAACTTTGTATACTGATATTATCGAAAGTTCGGTTGTAGGAGCTAGTAAGACTATAAAATCTCATCATAATGTGGGTGGTTTACCTGAAAAGATGAATTTAAAACTCATCGAGCCTTTAAAGGAAATTTTTAAAGATGAGGTAAGAGCTTTGGGAATGGAGCTTGGCTTAAGTAAAGATGTAGTTTATCGCCACCCTTTCCCAGGGCCAGGTCTTGCTATACGTATAATGGGCGAGGTAAATGAGCCTAGCTTGGAGCTTTTAAGAAAAGCAGATGTTATTTTGATTGAAGAATTAAAAAGCAGTGGCTGGTATGATAAGACATGGCAAGCTTTTTGTGTGCTTTTAAACGTGCAAAGTGTTGGTGTAATGGGTGATAATAGAACCTATGATAATGCAGTTTGTGTGCGTGTTGTTAATGCAAGCGATGGTATGACCGCAACTTTTTCTCATTTACCTTATGAATTATTAGAAAATATTTCACGTCGTATTATTAATGAAGTAGAAGGAATCAATCGCGTAGTATATGATATTTCTAGTAAGCCACCAGCAACGATTGAATGGGAATGATTATTTAGTGCAAAAATAAACAAAAGCAGGGGGGAGATTTTGCCAAATGATGGGTGAAATTTCTACCTTACTAAAAGTGGCAAAAAGTTTTTTCTTAAAAGCTCTCCCTTTTGGCGTTGGGAGTATATAAGCAAATGTTGCAAAACAACCATTTTCCTCTAAAGCATCATGAATGGATTTTAGCAATAAATCTTGTTCTTTGGAATTTAATAAAGCCCAAGGAATTCCTGAGATAATTAAATCTACACTATTGATCGCTCTTTTTTCTAGCATATTTGGTAAAAATTCTGCTGAGTTGACTTCTATATCTATATTTTTTATATTTTGCTTTAATTTTTTTGCCATGTGAGGATTGATTTCTACGGCAAAAAATCTTGCATTATGGCTTTTTTGTTTGAGGATATACTTTGTAAAACTTCCTGTACCAGGCCCTATTTCAACGATATTTTTTGCATGTTGGACATGAGAAGTTATGAGTTTACTTAATTTTTTAGAGCTTGCGCAAAATGCACCTGTTTGTTTTGGGTTTTTAAAATATTGATATAAAAACATAAATAAAATACCTAAAGACG
This genomic stretch from Campylobacter lari subsp. concheus harbors:
- the nhaD gene encoding sodium:proton antiporter NhaD, coding for MSKILFLLCFGVSFLLASQTHELNLAFSALGIGILIIFILGYYFIAAEEKYHINKTKPALFIGTFSFIIIGIYMVMNDLDTQILEESVNHLILEIAQIVFFLIAAMTFIEALIERSVFETLKYKLVSKGYTYRKLFWLTGVLAFFISPIADNLTTALILSTVLLTIDKNNKEFLIPGAINIVVAANAGGAWSPFGDITTLMVWTAKKATFFEFFALFPASFIGWLLTAYLLSRYVPNIKPNFHKDNLEKVEIKPGGKVFIVLGFLTIALAVFIHSICDLPAMWGMIFGLSLLSLYMYFFNRRQGKKDLNIFHYMTRIEMDTLLFFFGILSAVGALHFVGWLAYASDLYAKFGATSINIGVGFLSAIVDNVPVMSAVLKANPSMDDTQWLLVTLTAGIGGSLISFGSAAGVGVMGKMKGVYTFNAHLKYAWTILVGYIISIIVWYVQFQLLNL
- the guaA gene encoding glutamine-hydrolyzing GMP synthase, producing the protein MKKADILVLDFGSQYTQLIARRLREQGVYAEILPFNVSLDEIKAKEPKGIILSGGPASVYANDAYFCDKGVFDLNIPVLGICYGMQLMAHHFGANVAPAGHKEYGKATIDIQNDSDLFKNLPKKQTVWMSHSDKVENLPQGFEVLATSENSPFCVFGDEKRKFFALQFHPEVQHSEFGKSILKNFAKYACNCDSVWNMGSFAKTQAQKIKEEVGNDKVLCAVSGGVDSSVVAALLASAIKDQVVVVFVDNGLLRSGEKEQVEYMFRHTLGIDLISIDAREIFLSRLAGIRDPEQKRKIIGNTFIEVFEEEAKKHKDVKYLAQGTLYTDIIESSVVGASKTIKSHHNVGGLPEKMNLKLIEPLKEIFKDEVRALGMELGLSKDVVYRHPFPGPGLAIRIMGEVNEPSLELLRKADVILIEELKSSGWYDKTWQAFCVLLNVQSVGVMGDNRTYDNAVCVRVVNASDGMTATFSHLPYELLENISRRIINEVEGINRVVYDISSKPPATIEWE
- a CDS encoding class I SAM-dependent methyltransferase; the encoded protein is MFLYQYFKNPKQTGAFCASSKKLSKLITSHVQHAKNIVEIGPGTGSFTKYILKQKSHNARFFAVEINPHMAKKLKQNIKNIDIEVNSAEFLPNMLEKRAINSVDLIISGIPWALLNSKEQDLLLKSIHDALEENGCFATFAYILPTPKGRAFKKKLFATFSKVEISPIIWQNLPPAFVYFCTK